The Girardinichthys multiradiatus isolate DD_20200921_A chromosome 7, DD_fGirMul_XY1, whole genome shotgun sequence region AGTCattttttttaagcaaacaAACTTTCCAGtgaatatacagtgccttgcatttTCTCACGTTACAGCCACAGAAAGCAgtgttttattaagattttgtgtgaaagaccaacataaagtaacaCATTACTGCGAAGtggatgaaagaaaaagaattttcatgataaaacGTTGATCTCAACCATTGCTTTGtgtctctggctgtatgtttgggtcgTTGTCCTGGTGGAGGTTTAAGCCTCCACccgtctcaagtcttttgcagcctataacaggttttcttctaagattttcctgtatttagctctatgtATCTTCCCATTATCTATTACCAGCTTCCGTggttaattacacacaggtggactctatcaATTAGgggatttctaaatgaaattgGTTGACTTTTATTTAGGGTTCTTAAAGTAAGGGGGTGGTAAAATATATGcatttcagatttgtttctgtaaaaaaaaaaacaattgaagatcatgattgtttttcttccacttcacagttatgcttcACTTTGtgttctctcacataaaatcccaacaaactaaattgaagtttgtggttataacttgacaaaaatgtgaaaaggtttaatacTTCTACAAGTCACTGTAGCTTAGTTTGATAAGCCAAGATCCTTAAGGCCCAGTCGTTaagtttatataaaataaattgtcaaaTATGTCATATGCATTTGTTATAACCAAGAGATGGAGCTGTTGGACCACGGACATGTTTCAAACATTCTATGTGAAAGGTTCATATATGTTGCTGGAACAAACATTTTACATATCAGACCTCTGTTCATTCCAAACTGAGTAATTGTTTTAATCAACATATGAGTCAAAGTAGATTGTAAACCTGAACATCTGCATTGTGGCTGCAGGCCCCAAAAGCAAAACCGGATCCTTCAGTGTGTTAGAGTGTAATAAATCAAACACATCAGGATTGGAGGCCTGCAAAGCTCCACACTTCAGGAGCAGGCCACCAGGTGGTTCACTGGATTTAATTCAACTAATAGGATTACCTGCCACAAGCTGGTGATGGCAAGCCAGCATCTcatctattctcatctattcaCAAGAAGGACCGGTCGAGCGCTACTAAGGCCAACGTTTTACCATTAATGTTTGCTTTAGAGAATATCTGCAAATCTAACACATTTCAATTTGATTAAGTCAGGCCATCTATGGGGTAATGTGTTGAAAATCTAAATGGTGTAGCATCAAGCCAGGTGAAATGGGGCTTCTTGATAAATTGTCAGGCTGGCTGGGCTTAAGGAAGAAACAAGTCAATGTTTTGTGCTTGGGTCTGGACAACAGCGGCAAAACAACAATCATCAACCAGCTCAAGCCATCTAATGTAAGTTTGATATTAAGCTTCAGCAAAATGTCATTATAAAatgcttttctaaatgttatATATCTCCAGTCATATTATGTGGGTGCAAACAATAACTTAgctgataaattatttttactgcTATTAAAGTATACGTTGGGATGCCTGTTATTATTTCTATGCGATCATTCGTTTTCAGCATCCAAATCATTTAGGTCCATTGTCAGAAGAGTGGAAACATGTTAGTCAGGTAAAGCCCACATCATACCTCCCTTTGTTTCTCAGTTGACATACTTTTGCCATtacttgtctttttttgtgtgtttgcatgggtctgtgaatgtgtgcaaatgtgtgtgcatgtagaCACAGGCTCAGGAGATAGTCCCAACAATTGGCTTCAAcattgaaaagttcaagagttCAAGGTACAATGCAAAGacatttcagtaaaataaaaatcctgaaTCTGACTGACATTATGTCACTAATGGTGTTTCCCCTTatgctgtttttctctctgcatGCAGCCTGTCCTTCACAGTTTTTGACATGTCTGGCCAAAGCAGATACAGAAGCCTATGGGAGCATTATTACAAGTAGGGCACAAAAATAGACAATGCATGCGTAATGTATAACTTTAACATGGTTGTTGCAAATTATTATATACttgattttttgttgttttgttttatataggGAGAGCAATGCAATCATATTTGTCATTGATAGCAGCGATAAACTGAGAATGGTTGTTGCAAAGGAGGAGCTCGATACTCTTCTCAACCATGAAGGTACGATAAATATACATTTCTACCTTAGTCATAAATTTAGGGaagttttattgtaaaaatgccCAATATGACTGCTATGAACACTACAGCTTAATGCTTAAgatcaatatattttttggtcCAAACATGCCTATAGAAACAGATGATCTTGCATTTTATaataagtttatttttgtttttaactctgTCATAGTGTTTGTGGTCAAGCTGTAAAATTATGTTATATCAGGTCATAAACAAATCCTTTTCCATCAACTTGGAATTATGATTTGCAATTTGAGCTATTAAAAGTCCTGTAATTTTGCTTCCTATCTTGCCATGTGTTTTGGTGACCTAGCATATCAAAAATGTATGTAACATGGTACTAAGCATGACCAAATGAAGAACGTTACTTTTCCGCAACATCCCTgctttgtttcatttcttttctaTATTTAAGTATCATCTGACCATCTAGAAAAAAAGTGCCCTGAAGCTGTCAAATAATTATAAGCTAAATTATCAGAAAAAGGGTTAACTGTAATCTTTCAGCATGCAAAGCTGAGTCAATCTTCATCAGTACAGACAGAGCATCTGCGTAGTGTAGCATGAAATGAAGTCATATAACTATTGAGTCTGTCTTGTGACTCTCGAGCAGAAGTGGCACATGCTTTATATAAGGCGTCTTAAAGTTGGGGGGTCATGCCACATAATTTTTCTACATCCAAAACCTCCATTACAGCCTGGCTTGGATGGTGATCAAATTGCATTGCTACAGTCTCAAATCCATCAGAAGGTAATGCTGGAGGGTTATTTACCTAAGACTGCATATCTTCCACTGAATTGGAAGGCACAACAATGTGATTGAGGTATTAGCCTCTTATACTCACATCCATCTTCCTAGATATCCGCAACAAAAAGATCCCAGTGCTGTTCTTCGCAAACAAGATGGACCTGCGGGACGCTCTGTCTTCTGTCAAGGTCTCGCAAATGTTGTGTTTGGAGAACATTAAAGACAAACCCTGGCACATCTGGTAAAGTTTACATAACTTTGCTTTCCATTTGATAAGTCATCTCAGTAGAAAAGCTGTAATATGTTGAATGTACTTTTTTATACAAGTTAAAGCAGAACCACCTGACCATAACATGGTCCCTTGCTGCTTATAAACAACGACTAAATGTCttattttccattatttatAGGTTAAGCATTGCAGAGAGACTCAGCCACACGCAGTTATTCAGCAGCTTGGCCCCTTTGCATACGTGTTTACGCCCTCCTTGTTTACTCATTAGACAGGTGGAGGCCAAATGGATTAAGAGCTTCAGGgtccaagaaaaaaagtctgaaGAAAAGGAATGCACCTCAAACGATTTAACTGCTGCAAATCTTGTTTTTCAGTGCCAGCAATGCAATCAAAGGAGAGGGTCTGCAGGAAGGGCTGGACTGGCTGCAAGGTAACTTGTCTGTTGATTCTATTTTATTATCATACAGGAATAATGGAGAAAATGGGTTTCAGAATTGAAATGCCAAAACTGTCCGTCTATCCTGTACCCTTTTACCTACCCAGCATTAAGATaatctttttgttattttgtttctttcaaaCCCATAGATCAAATTACACAGTAAGTACCTTGAAGCTATAGCTTGTCAATCTGTGAAGTGATAGAGGATGCATCATATTTCTGTAGATGTCAGTATGTCTGGATTGGGGTTCACTTGATTTCTTTCGAATTCACTTTAACTATTTAACACTTAAGATTCTGTTCAAATCAAGCTTTTGTTTTACATACAGCAGTCTGCAAAAGTACGGTAgacataccccttgaacctgtTTAATGCATATATTGACAAAAATTACAAGCACCACatatattttactgggattttatgtgagagacaAAGTACGGCAAAATTGTGGAAGTGGGAAGTAAAGATTCATGGTTTGCAATCTTTTTTTTACGgtgtagcatgcatttgtattcggcCCCATgtactctgatgcccctaaattaAATCATATGCATATCAATATCTGTTAGAAGTCacataataaataaactgtattCTGTTCTGATCTGAGAAGGCCtcaagaggtttgttagagtacattagtgaacaaacagtatcatgaagaccaagaacaaAGCTGACAGGTCAATGGAGAAACtatggaaaagtttaaatcagaatCTGTGCAATGAACCACCTAAAAATTCAAAgtgtggcacaactgcaaacttagCAGGATGGTGTTGTCCATTTAAACTGGCATGGCTTTTGTGGAGAGTATTATTCAGAGAAGCCATCAATAAGCTTTTGATCTTTATCGAAgtttggcaagaaaaaagccattgcTTAAGAAAGCCAGAACAGTGCTGTTTGCAGCTTGCCACAAGCAATGAAGAGGGGCATTGCATACATGAAGGTGATCTGGTCATATGAGACCAACATGTAGCTTTTTTACCCTACATGCAAAGCAATATTTGGTAGAATGGTAACACTGTAAATCATTGTAGACACTGTGTCAAATGGTACAGCAGCTTCAAAATTtatgaaaagatggatggatctgTATAAAGcccaatcctagaagaaaacctggtaGAAGCCGAAAAACACTTCAGGGCAAATGTTCATCTTTGACAAGACATTTCCATTCCAGCCTGACTGGATTTAAGCCAGCTTAAGCCGAGTTAGATCCAGATATAGTCCAAAACACTTGCAGCAATTGTAATTACAGtgaaaagtggttctacaaattaTTTACTAATGggggtgctgaatacaaatggacTTTTCAAAcgcaaacttgacaaaatgcaaaGAACTTCAAGGGGTATCACAAGACACCAGTCTGCTTTTTTATCTCTCCTTGTGTTATGTCCAAACATTTTCTGGGAccacaaatattaatattttcccCCCTTCATAATTCACAAAGTGCTCTGCTTTGTGAATCCAAACCTTCAGTAGATCATTAGAGGCTGAAGTACAACCAGAAGAATACAGTAATTGTTTCCCTGTTTCCTGCAGATCATATCAAAAcaatgaacaaatgaatgacCAGGCGTGACGAGGACACAGGGACGTGCAAACTGGATCTGACTTGCTTTTTAAAGTATTCATCACTCTTGATGTTGTAAGCCTTAAATTTCAATGTCAAATAGTCAAGCACTTTTTCTCTGAGCTGCACTTTTGCGACTTTACTTACCTTTGAAAGAAAAAGCGAATGCTGCAATCTGAATTTAACAGCAAAGACACCATATACATAATTAGGAACATAAAATGTGCACGCAGTCTGAAtatattaaattcagttttatttatatagcgccaattcacaacacatgttgtctcaaggcacttcacaaaatcaggtacatacattccaattaatcgtaaccattgaacagtgcagtcagattcagttatttattcaaattggataaaaagtttttctatctaaggaaacccagcagattgcatccagtcagtgacttgcagcattatctcctcctggatgagcatgtagcgacagtagacagtcactggcgttaactttgcagcaatccctcatactgagcatgcatgtagcgacagtggagaggaaaaactcccttttaacaggaagaaacctccagcagaaccaggctcagtgtgagcggccatctgccacgaccgactgaggctttgagagaacagagcagagacacaaaaagaacaaagaagcactgatccaggagtactttctatgggaaggaaaagtaaatgttaatggatgtagctcctttagtcgtttcacctagaaagaaagaacagataaactctgagccagttttcaaggttagagtctgaaagagagcacatagagttagtcacagtaaaagctcagtcaatcgccatgtctaggagagagaaagggttaaacactaaaagacagggctatgtggatcatcggtagagggtgagcattaagttgttgccagcagaagctcggacgattcccctctccagaaaggtgtcacaggtagacacagagccaggccaggtgtagcttctaggaagataaaagagagaacaaggttaaaagctgaaataacagcaaataatgcaaaattagagagtagtgtgagaatgtagcgaagagggtgaaagtggtcgttatgtcctccagcagcctaagcctatagcagcataactacacagatagtttcagttcagattatttacaacaatgtcttctcaaggcaccccacaaagggtcccactgatggtcattgttatactaaaaaccacaaggattgggttacctctctctgtcagactgattataaccattgaaaaagagaaggggtcatacaggtagcagaaatggagggtgtgtttgcacctcaaccataactgagccggtttaggctaaacctgactcccccttactccaaccaacagggaggagggaaggctccctccctgataacctaagcaacAGATATACATTATCTGGGTTAGTTTCTGCTTAcagtgaagtgtttttttttttttatctgttgcagcttttatctatttttttattttctaacacATGCTTTACTAATTTAAGTCACTGAACATTGAAGATGCTGTAAATACTGAATGTTGCAGTAACTGGAAATGAATAAAACCTTGTTATTTGCTTAGTGTATGCATTGCATTGTAGTTTTATAatataaaatctaaaacaaatagACAAAAAGAATTAttagaaaatataattttattaatacATGTAATAAACAGGTATTACATGTACCTGTTTACTACAAGTAggagaataaattaataaatagttttcaacctaacaaataaatattaaatacttaTATAATGCAACACCCAACAGAGCTTATGAACTGGATTGTTAAAATTTGACACACTTATATCTGTATAAATAACTAAACTGTTTAACAAAAGCATTTAAATAGCACAAAGTGCTTTGGTTGTTTGTTTGAAGGAATTTTCTCTGTATAACTACTGCAAAGGCACATGGAAGTCTTATACTTCATTATTGACATTTGTTTCCATATTTTGCCCTCTGTACGCCTTTCTTATTTGAGGAACATGTGGAGCAGTTTAGTGTGGAAGCGAGCACTGGAGTCCAGGAGGATGCATAAGGTCTGGAAAGTCTCTCTGTCTTCAAAGTTGTTCTCTAGAGACAGAAAATGGCAttattgacatttttttaagctttaaGAACCTGATAGAGCTTTCTCTCCAGGGCAAAGTTACTGCACCCacaaacgtaaaaaaaaaaaactgtgataaGGGTCTAAAACAGCAgagatcttttaaaaaaaatatgaaatcacAAGTTTTCTGTGTGCAAAGTAATAAGAGAATCATGTTCGTTAATACCagctttcttattttatttttaatactaAATGCAGACTCAAAACCTTGGAAATGGCTGATGTATCCacatgaataaatacattttaatgtggTCATCCATTTATACCATTAGGAATTAGCATGAGTAAGGCAGAAAAGAAAGGCTGGGTCCAGTCAGAGACAAATGAAGCTCTTCTACAAAAACCAGTCCACCTGAGCTGAATGGGTTTTCactaagagaaagaaaaacagtggGTGCAAGTAAACGTCATCTGTAGAACAAGTTGCTTGATAGCCACAACCACAATACATTTTCTCAACTACGCTTAAAAAGAATGTATGTGTATGCGTatctttaatacatttatttctgaataTTTATCCTACGTCTAGAGTTACAACCCAACCTTAGCACTAaaggtatttatattttttaactcACCTGCTACAGAGGACTCAAAGAACTCTCTTGTGACTTCTGAGAACATGTTCTCCAGGTGCTGGATGAAGAAGAACCTTTCAGGTTCTGTGCTGAACACCTTGCAGATCTGCTGAACCAGCTTCACCGCCCAGCTCATGTGGTAGCCGTCCTTCTCGCACACCTGAACGGGGAGAAGGGCACACAAAGCAGAAGACGGAGCAATTAGCACTTTTTTACAACACAAATGTTGCCACAGAATTAAATAATGCAGtcggtcattttctactgcttattccatagtgggtcacgggggagctggtgcctatctccagcagtctacgggcgagaggcggggttacaccctggacaggtcgccagtccatcgaagggcaacacagaaacacacaggacaaacaaccacgcacacacccattcacacctaagagcaa contains the following coding sequences:
- the LOC124871620 gene encoding ADP-ribosylation factor-like protein 6 isoform X3; the encoded protein is MGLLDKLSGWLGLRKKQVNVLCLGLDNSGKTTIINQLKPSNTQAQEIVPTIGFNIEKFKSSSLSFTVFDMSGQSRYRSLWEHYYKESNAIIFVIDSSDKLRMVVAKEELDTLLNHEDIRNKKIPVLFFANKMDLRDALSSVKVSQMLCLENIKDKPWHICASNAIKGEGLQEGLDWLQDQITQSYQNNEQMNDQA
- the LOC124871620 gene encoding ADP-ribosylation factor-like protein 6 isoform X2; this encodes MGLLDKLSGWLGLRKKQVNVLCLGLDNSGKTTIINQLKPSNHPNHLGPLSEEWKHVSQTQAQEIVPTIGFNIEKFKSSSLSFTVFDMSGQSRYRSLWEHYYKESNAIIFVIDSSDKLRMVVAKEELDTLLNHEDIRNKKIPVLFFANKMDLRDALSSVKVSQMLCLENIKDKPWHICASNAIKGEGLQEGLDWLQDQITQSYQNNEQMNDQA
- the LOC124871620 gene encoding ADP-ribosylation factor-like protein 6 isoform X1 → MGLLDKLSGWLGLRKKQVNVLCLGLDNSGKTTIINQLKPSNHPNHLGPLSEEWKHVSQTQAQEIVPTIGFNIEKFKSSSLSFTVFDMSGQSRYRSLWEHYYKESNAIIFVIDSSDKLRMVVAKEELDTLLNHEDIRNKKIPVLFFANKMDLRDALSSVKVSQMLCLENIKDKPWHICASNAIKGEGLQEGLDWLQGNLSVDSILLSYRNNGENGFQN